A stretch of the Rosa rugosa chromosome 5, drRosRugo1.1, whole genome shotgun sequence genome encodes the following:
- the LOC133711821 gene encoding F-box/kelch-repeat protein At1g57790-like, whose protein sequence is MEVIIDTLVICGCLVFGGSVIKRVLCSRPRPRPWETLPDDVMEMVVRHLSVRDRIRLSSVCKSWNTVPMRRDIPSAPHQLPWLILPQCCHKSLSFFDLYDGKVGKLDLPEPVQGGWFQGSSKGWMIMVMEKDLDSTMFLVNPISGAQHQLPSLSTVPSFQNFVETSRWKRYGASRFSYYLVLFTSDITSEQCMIAAMFGDAETLCLCRPGDTSWSICEVALDANEVMITDLLFSSGKLYALVLSHDQEGFMSAPNTLSCGGHICSGIISGL, encoded by the coding sequence ATGGAGGTGATCATTGATACTCTGGTAATTTGCGGTTGCTTAGTGTTTGGTGGTAGTGTGATCAAAAGAGTACTCTGTAGCAGACCCAGACCCAGACCCTGGGAGACATTACCTGACGATGTCATGGAGATGGTTGTGCGGCACCTGAGTGTACGTGATCGTATACGATTAAGCAGTGTTTGCAAGTCTTGGAACACCGTTCCTATGCGCAGAGATATCCCTAGTGCTCCACATCAACTCCCCTGGTTAATACTTCCTCAATGTTGCCATAAGAGCTTGAGCTTTTTCGACCTCTATGACGGCAAAGTTGGCAAGTTGGACCTGCCTGAACCAGTTCAAGGAGGGTGGTTTCAAGGATCTTCTAAAGGTTGGATGATCATGGTCATGGAAAAAGATCTAGATTCTACAATGTTTCTAGTAAATCCCATTTCAGGAGCCCAACACCAACTTCCATCTTTGAGCACGGTTCCATCTTTCCAAAATTTTGTAGAAACGAGCAGATGGAAACGCTATGGTGCCTCCCGTTTCAGCTATTACCTTGTGTTGTTCACCTCGGATATCACTTCAGAGCAATGTATGATAGCAGCTATGTTTGGAGACGCTGAAACATTGTGTTTGTGCAGACCTGGAGACACGAGTTGGAGTATTTGCGAGGTGGCCTTAGATGCGAATGAGGTCATGATTACGGATTTATTGTTTTCTTCTGGCAAGCTATATGCCTTGGTTCTTAGTCATGATCAGGAAGGCTTTATGTCAGCTCCTAATACTTTAAGTTGTGGAGGTCATATATGCAGTGGAATTATATCTGGTCTATGA
- the LOC133713006 gene encoding probable E3 ubiquitin-protein ligase XBOS34, producing the protein MGSSSSQRINIIQKLEVDNRFPLRFYFRMADIFLRQADIYREEKDIFYLYITLLRFASLVSETIPDHQDYIKADQRERSSQKEVKKKLLNALAELEELKPAVKQKINEINRGNAYQNSRHDHQTGESIPRRSDKKKVESVGTCSSSTGGENLSPHPTPEFPFGLRGNKRLKTETRTKILLEEAHDWKLTTPCKPIPQAHPAINQPTAPRVEEDLELVKAIDASIQSALQERPPLSDALRIHETIASSSSSTSMDSGDLSQCESVPGGDSDSHAEIHVFFFKKVRILLDTIKIVHEGIQHKFWSMSKPFKIHVTSTIQTSTTSDSIPSSPTPSAPPVSDDCLNDPFQCRSTDSSPIQEGENASSSCVICMDAPVEGAFIPCGHMAGCMPCLNDIKDKNWHCPVCRAKVDQVIKLYAV; encoded by the exons ATGGGGTCGTCTTCCTCCCAGAGAATCAACATTATTCAGAAACTCGAAGTCGATAACCGTTTTCCTCTGCGTTTTTACTTTCGGATGGCTGATATATTTCTCAGACAG GCTGACATATATCGGGAAGAGAAAGATATTTTTTACCTGTACATTACGCTCCTAAGGTTTGCAAG TTTGGTCTCCGAAACAATACCGGATCATCAAGACTATATAAAGGCTGATCAAAGAGAAAGATCCTCTCAGAAGGAAGTGAAAAAG AAATTGTTGAATGCTCTTGCTGAGCTAGAGGAGTTAAAACCAGCAGTTAAACAGAAGATCAATGAGATAAACAGAGGAAATGCATATCAAAACAGCAGGCATGATCACCAAACTGGGGAAAGTATACCTCGTAGATCTGATAAAAAGAAAGTCGAAAGTGTGGGGACTTGTAGCTCCAGTACTGGTGGAGAGAATTTATCCCCACACCCAACACCAGAGTTTCCCTTTGGTCTCCGTGGTAACAAGAGATTAAAGACAG AGACACGAACAAAAATTTTACTTGAAGAGGCACATGATTGGAAGCTTACCACTCCATGCAAGCCAATACCACAG GCGCATCCTGCAATTAACCAGCCAACTGCACCACGAGTTGAAGAAGATTTAGAGCTGGTCAAGGCTATTGATGCCTCCATCCAGTCTGCTTTGCAGGAGAGGCCGCCCTTGTCTGATGCACTCCGAATCCATGAAACAATTGCATCAAGTAGTTCGAGTACCTCCATGGATAGTGGAGACTTGTCACAGTGTGAAAGTGTCCCAGGAGGGGATTCAGATTCACATGCAGAgatccatgtttttttttttaagaaagtaAGAATATTATTAGATACGATTAAAATCGTACATGAGGGCATCCAGCACAAATTCTGGAGCATGAGTAAACCATTCAAGATCCATGTTACCTCTACCATTCAAACATCTACTACCTCAGATTCAATCCCATCATCTCCAACCCCATCAGCTCCACCAGTTTCAGATGATTGTCTAAATGATCCTTTTCAGTGTCGATCAACTGATTCCAGTCCTATCCAGGAAGGTGAAAATGCTTCTTCTTCATGTGTGATATGTATGGATGCTCCAGTTGAAGGAGCTTTTATCCCATGTGGGCATATGGCTGGATGCATGCCTTGTTTGAATGACATTAAAGATAAGAACTGGCATTGCCCTGTCTGCCGCGCTAAGGTCGATCAGGTCATAAAGCTCTATGCTGTATGA